A genomic window from Pseudomonas argentinensis includes:
- the pgi gene encoding glucose-6-phosphate isomerase translates to MAYHHQPLDVLALPTWQALQQHRQAMQHFSMRDAFAADPRRFEQFSLSSCGLFLDYSKNLANDQTIALLMALAREVGLEQSIRAMFDGEKLNASEGRPALHTALRRPLGDKVLVDGVDVMPQVQRVLQQMTELVGRIHSGLWRGYTEKPITDVVNIGIGGSFLGPQLVSEALLPFAQRGVRCHYLANIDGSEFHELSAKLQAETTLFIVSSKSFGTLETLKNAQAARGWYLAQGGSEAELYRHFIAVSSNREAAVSFGIREENIFPMWDWVGGRYSLWSAIGLPIALSIGMSNFKELLAGAYSMDMHFKTAPFEQNMPILLALLGIWYGNFWDAQSQAILPYDHYLRNITKHLQQLDMESNGKRVRQDGSPVGGATGPVIWGGVGCNGQHAYHQLLHQGTQLIPADFIVPVVSFNPVADHHQWLYANCLSQSQALMLGKSREEAEAELRAKGMGEDDVQRLAPHKVIPGNRPSNTLVLERISPRRLGALVALYEHKVFAQSAIWGINAFDQWGVELGKELGKGVYSRMVGSEQASAEDGSTQGLINYFRGRHRG, encoded by the coding sequence ATGGCGTATCACCATCAGCCGCTCGATGTTCTTGCCCTTCCCACCTGGCAGGCGCTGCAGCAGCACCGCCAGGCCATGCAGCATTTCAGCATGCGCGATGCCTTTGCCGCCGACCCACGGCGTTTCGAGCAGTTTTCCCTGAGCAGCTGCGGGCTGTTTCTCGATTATTCGAAGAACCTGGCCAACGACCAGACCATCGCCCTGCTGATGGCATTGGCCCGCGAAGTCGGTCTTGAGCAGTCGATCCGCGCCATGTTCGACGGCGAGAAACTCAATGCTTCGGAAGGCCGCCCGGCGTTGCACACCGCCCTGCGCCGGCCGCTGGGCGACAAGGTGCTGGTCGACGGCGTCGATGTGATGCCCCAGGTGCAGCGCGTGCTGCAGCAGATGACCGAGCTGGTCGGGCGCATTCACAGCGGCCTGTGGCGCGGCTATACCGAGAAGCCGATCACCGATGTGGTGAACATCGGCATCGGCGGCTCCTTCCTCGGCCCGCAGCTGGTCTCCGAGGCACTGCTACCATTCGCCCAGCGCGGCGTGCGCTGCCATTACCTGGCCAATATCGACGGCAGCGAGTTCCATGAGCTATCGGCCAAGCTGCAGGCGGAAACCACCCTGTTCATCGTCTCGTCGAAATCCTTCGGCACCCTGGAAACCCTGAAGAACGCCCAGGCGGCGCGCGGCTGGTATCTGGCCCAGGGCGGCTCGGAGGCCGAGCTGTACCGCCACTTCATCGCCGTGTCGAGCAACCGCGAGGCAGCGGTGAGCTTCGGCATCCGCGAGGAAAACATCTTTCCGATGTGGGACTGGGTGGGCGGGCGTTATTCGCTGTGGTCGGCCATCGGTTTGCCGATCGCCCTGTCCATCGGCATGTCCAACTTCAAGGAGCTGCTGGCCGGCGCCTACAGCATGGACATGCATTTCAAGACCGCGCCGTTCGAGCAGAACATGCCGATCCTCCTGGCCCTGCTGGGCATCTGGTACGGCAACTTCTGGGATGCCCAGAGCCAGGCGATCCTGCCCTACGACCACTACCTGCGCAACATCACCAAGCACCTGCAGCAGCTGGACATGGAGTCCAACGGCAAGCGCGTGCGCCAGGATGGCAGCCCGGTGGGTGGCGCCACCGGCCCGGTGATCTGGGGCGGTGTGGGCTGCAACGGCCAGCACGCCTACCACCAGTTGCTGCACCAGGGCACCCAATTGATTCCGGCGGACTTTATCGTGCCGGTGGTCAGCTTCAATCCGGTTGCCGACCACCACCAGTGGCTGTACGCCAACTGCTTGTCGCAGAGCCAGGCGCTGATGCTCGGCAAATCCCGCGAGGAGGCGGAAGCCGAACTGCGCGCCAAGGGCATGGGCGAGGACGACGTGCAGCGCCTGGCGCCGCACAAGGTGATTCCCGGCAACCGGCCGAGCAATACCCTGGTGCTGGAGCGCATCAGCCCGCGTCGTCTCGGCGCCCTGGTGGCGCTGTACGAGCACAAGGTGTTCGCCCAGAGCGCCATCTGGGGCATCAACGCCTTCGATCAGTGGGGCGTGGAGCTCGGCAAGGAGCTGGGCAAGGGGGTCTACTCGCGCATGGTCGGCAGCGAGCAAGCCAGCGCCGAAGACGGCTCCACCCAGGGGCTGATCAACTACTTCCGTGGTCGCCACCGCGGCTGA
- the acs gene encoding acetate--CoA ligase, producing MSLPHRYPVSDAARQRTHLDDASYQRLYRQSVDDPRTFWSEQAKAFLDWFKPWDQVCSGSLSRGDIRWFAGGKLNISHNCIDRHLAKRGDQVALIWEGDDPKDSARITYKQLHEQVCRLANVLKRRGVKKGDRVCIYMPMIPEAAYAMLACTRIGAVHSVVFGGFSPDALRDRILDADCRTVITADEAVRGGKLVPLKGNVDKALNSCPDVSTVLVVKRTGNPVDWDQKRDLWYGEAVQQVGADCPAEPMDAEDPLFILYTSGSTGKPKGVLHSTAGYLLQAAMTHKYVFDYHNGDIYWCTADVGWVTGHSYIVYGPLANGATSLIFEGVPNYPDTSRFWQVIDKHQVNIFYTAPTALRALMREGEAPVKKASRSSLRLLGSVGEPINPEAWEWYFKVVGEQRCPIVDTWWQTETGAIMITPLPGATDLKPGSATRPFFGVQPVLLDEQGKEIDGPGAGVLAIKASWPSQIRSVYGDHQRMLETYFTAYPGYYFSGDGARRDEDGYWWITGRIDDVINVSGHRIGTAEVESALVLHDAVAEAAVVGYPHDVKGQGIYAFVTAMNGVEPSDELKKELLSLVGKEIGSFAKPELIQWAPGLPKTRSGKIMRRILRKIACNELDSLGDTSTLADPAVVDSLVAERLNS from the coding sequence ATGTCTCTCCCCCATCGCTACCCCGTCAGTGACGCCGCCCGCCAGCGTACCCACCTCGACGACGCCAGCTACCAGCGCCTCTACCGCCAATCGGTCGACGACCCGCGGACCTTCTGGAGTGAGCAGGCCAAGGCCTTTCTCGACTGGTTCAAACCCTGGGACCAGGTCTGCAGCGGCAGCCTGAGCCGGGGCGACATCCGCTGGTTCGCTGGCGGCAAGCTGAACATCAGCCACAACTGCATCGACCGCCACCTGGCCAAACGCGGTGATCAGGTGGCGTTGATCTGGGAAGGCGACGACCCGAAGGACTCGGCCCGCATCACCTACAAACAGCTACACGAGCAAGTCTGCCGCCTGGCCAACGTGCTGAAGAGGCGCGGCGTGAAGAAAGGCGACCGGGTGTGCATCTACATGCCGATGATCCCCGAGGCGGCCTACGCCATGCTCGCCTGCACCCGTATCGGTGCGGTGCATTCGGTAGTGTTCGGCGGCTTCTCCCCGGACGCCCTGCGCGACCGTATTCTGGATGCCGATTGCCGCACGGTGATCACCGCCGATGAGGCGGTGCGCGGCGGCAAGCTGGTCCCGCTCAAGGGCAACGTCGACAAGGCCCTGAACAGCTGCCCAGACGTGTCCACCGTGCTGGTGGTCAAGCGCACCGGCAACCCCGTCGACTGGGATCAGAAGCGCGACCTCTGGTACGGCGAGGCCGTGCAGCAGGTAGGCGCCGACTGCCCCGCCGAGCCGATGGACGCCGAAGACCCGCTGTTTATCCTCTACACATCGGGCAGCACCGGCAAACCCAAGGGTGTGCTGCACAGCACCGCCGGCTACCTGCTGCAGGCGGCGATGACCCACAAGTACGTGTTCGACTACCACAACGGCGACATCTACTGGTGCACCGCCGATGTCGGCTGGGTCACCGGGCACAGCTACATCGTCTACGGCCCGCTGGCCAACGGCGCCACCAGCCTGATCTTCGAGGGTGTGCCCAACTACCCGGACACCTCGCGCTTCTGGCAGGTGATCGACAAGCATCAGGTGAACATCTTCTACACCGCGCCGACCGCCCTGCGTGCGCTGATGCGTGAAGGCGAGGCACCGGTGAAGAAAGCCTCGCGCAGCAGCCTGCGCCTGCTCGGCAGCGTTGGCGAGCCGATCAACCCGGAAGCCTGGGAGTGGTACTTCAAGGTGGTCGGCGAGCAGCGCTGCCCCATCGTCGACACCTGGTGGCAGACCGAGACCGGCGCCATCATGATCACCCCGCTGCCCGGTGCCACCGACCTCAAGCCGGGCTCGGCGACCCGCCCGTTCTTCGGCGTGCAACCGGTGCTGCTCGACGAACAGGGCAAGGAGATCGACGGCCCAGGCGCCGGCGTGCTGGCGATCAAGGCCAGCTGGCCGAGCCAGATCCGCAGCGTGTACGGCGACCACCAGCGCATGCTGGAGACCTACTTCACCGCCTACCCCGGCTACTACTTCAGCGGTGACGGCGCGCGCCGCGACGAGGATGGTTACTGGTGGATCACCGGGCGCATCGATGACGTGATCAACGTCTCCGGCCACCGCATCGGCACCGCCGAAGTGGAAAGCGCCCTGGTGCTGCACGACGCCGTGGCCGAAGCCGCCGTGGTCGGCTACCCCCACGACGTCAAGGGCCAGGGCATCTACGCCTTTGTCACCGCCATGAACGGCGTCGAGCCCAGCGACGAGTTGAAGAAAGAGCTGCTCAGCCTGGTCGGCAAGGAAATCGGCAGCTTCGCCAAGCCGGAGCTGATCCAGTGGGCGCCGGGCCTGCCGAAGACCCGCTCGGGCAAGATCATGCGCCGCATCCTGCGCAAGATCGCCTGCAACGAACTGGACAGCCTCGGTGATACCTCGACCCTGGCCGACCCGGCGGTGGTCGACAGCCTGGTGGCCGAGCGGCTCAACTCCTGA
- a CDS encoding oxygenase MpaB family protein, translating to MEIIRRRIEQQALSLSGISLGQIDFENPKGDPGLFGPEAVCWRIHGDFTSMLIGGITALLLQALHPLALAGVWDHSNFREDLLGRLRRTGQFVSGTTFASRADADWLIDKVRRIHLHVVGTAPDGRPYSASDPELLTWVHVAEVHSFLQAHLLYLNPQMSGADQDRYYAEIALVAERLGARDVPRDRAQIDSYLQRMRGQLQCDERSREILRILLAAPAPSRLAAPVGKLFMQAGIDLLPDWAQRMLDHPMTPLRSRLVRSGVHGIAPVIRWAVRSGSLHRSRIRMGLPPY from the coding sequence ATGGAAATCATTCGCCGCCGTATCGAACAGCAAGCCCTGAGCCTGAGCGGCATTTCTCTCGGCCAGATCGACTTCGAAAACCCCAAGGGCGACCCTGGCCTGTTCGGCCCGGAGGCGGTGTGCTGGCGTATCCACGGCGACTTCACCAGCATGCTGATCGGCGGTATCACCGCCCTGCTATTGCAGGCACTGCATCCGCTGGCGCTGGCCGGGGTCTGGGATCACTCCAATTTTCGCGAAGACCTGCTCGGCCGTTTGCGCCGCACCGGCCAGTTCGTTTCCGGCACCACCTTCGCCAGCCGGGCCGACGCCGACTGGCTGATCGACAAGGTCAGGCGCATCCACCTGCATGTGGTCGGTACCGCGCCGGATGGCCGCCCCTACAGCGCCAGCGACCCCGAACTGCTGACCTGGGTACACGTGGCCGAGGTGCACAGTTTTCTGCAGGCGCATTTGCTTTATCTCAATCCGCAGATGAGCGGCGCCGATCAGGATCGCTACTACGCCGAGATCGCCCTGGTGGCCGAACGCCTGGGCGCGCGCGACGTGCCACGCGACCGGGCGCAGATCGACAGCTACCTGCAGCGCATGCGAGGCCAGTTGCAGTGCGACGAACGCTCACGGGAAATCCTGCGCATCCTGCTGGCGGCACCTGCGCCCAGCCGGCTGGCCGCACCGGTTGGCAAGCTGTTTATGCAGGCCGGTATCGACCTGTTGCCGGACTGGGCGCAGCGGATGCTCGACCACCCCATGACGCCGCTGCGCAGCCGCCTGGTACGCAGCGGCGTGCACGGCATCGCGCCGGTCATTCGCTGGGCGGTGCGCAGTGGCTCGCTGCACCGGTCGCGAATTCGCATGGGCCTGCCGCCGTACTGA
- a CDS encoding class I SAM-dependent rRNA methyltransferase, with translation MPSLDQAVRAALANRQALIAELHGQQTNCYRLFHGSQEGAGGLTLDRYGPQLMVQSFHQTLGRDELLALHEQVDETLGLQTLLVYNDRSRGNSRVDRSDLVYSADDDALVDLVGREWGLNYRVRGRHAGQDPLLFLDLRNARGWVQRHSAGKSVLNLFAYTCGVGLNAAAGGAREIVNLDFAEGNLAVGRENGALNPNLPAMQYVQSDYFPAIRQWAGLPIAARRGQKLPSYPRLEQRQFDLVFLDPPAWAKSAFGTVDLLRDYQSLLKPAILATTEDGTLVCCNNLAKVAMEEWREQVLRCAAKLGRPVREYEQLQPAQDFPSQDGNPPLKTLVLHF, from the coding sequence ATGCCGTCTCTCGACCAGGCAGTGCGCGCCGCACTCGCCAATCGCCAAGCCCTGATCGCCGAACTGCACGGGCAGCAAACAAACTGCTATCGCCTGTTCCATGGCAGCCAGGAAGGCGCCGGTGGCCTGACCCTCGACCGCTACGGCCCGCAGCTGATGGTGCAGAGCTTTCACCAGACCCTGGGCCGCGACGAGCTGCTGGCCCTGCACGAGCAAGTCGACGAAACCCTCGGGCTGCAGACACTGCTGGTCTACAACGACCGCTCCAGGGGCAACTCGCGCGTCGACCGCAGCGACCTGGTGTACAGCGCCGATGACGACGCGCTGGTCGACCTGGTGGGTCGGGAATGGGGCCTGAACTACCGGGTTCGCGGCCGGCATGCCGGGCAGGACCCACTGCTGTTTCTCGACCTGCGCAACGCCCGCGGCTGGGTGCAGCGCCATAGCGCCGGGAAAAGCGTGCTCAACCTGTTCGCCTACACCTGCGGCGTGGGCTTGAACGCCGCCGCTGGCGGTGCCCGCGAGATAGTCAACCTCGACTTCGCCGAAGGCAACCTGGCGGTTGGCCGGGAGAATGGCGCACTCAACCCGAACCTGCCGGCCATGCAGTACGTGCAATCGGATTACTTCCCGGCGATCCGCCAGTGGGCCGGCCTGCCCATCGCTGCCCGGCGCGGCCAGAAACTGCCGAGCTACCCACGCCTGGAACAGCGCCAGTTCGACCTGGTGTTTCTCGACCCGCCGGCCTGGGCCAAGAGCGCCTTTGGCACCGTCGACCTGCTGCGCGATTACCAGAGCCTGCTCAAGCCGGCGATTCTCGCCACCACCGAAGACGGCACCCTGGTGTGCTGCAACAACCTGGCGAAAGTCGCCATGGAAGAGTGGCGCGAGCAGGTGTTGCGTTGTGCCGCCAAGCTCGGTCGCCCGGTACGCGAGTACGAGCAATTGCAGCCGGCGCAGGACTTCCCTTCGCAGGATGGCAACCCGCCGCTGAAAACCCTGGTTCTGCATTTCTGA
- a CDS encoding DUF748 domain-containing protein, with protein sequence MPKGLRRAATALLIALGLYSLIGFLILPGVALRIANQQLANYATQPARLDRLQLHPFTLELKLWGLHLGEPGKEQVAFEHLTVDLQLDSLWSGALHLADVTLVKPHTEVRFAKDGSLNLAQLFKLPPSEPKPDEPSEPSEPFPLRIDRIELAGGNLRFQDLRPQEPIDIHYDDLNLELHNLSTLPDDNADMTLVATGPAGGRIDWRGELSLSPFSSSGNLKITDEPMQAFWPYVRDAVPLVLEQGVVNLATDYRLDLRQGTELTLSNTRIKAAPFAMKTPDGKPLVKLQALEISETSLDLAKQQVVIGKVRGQKLEAWAAREKDGELDWQKLFAGKPQQAQTDDGKQPNAGVSENDSQARPATKAPAKPWQVQARDVQLRDYHAHLVDRVPSEEVAVELGPLNLDMQNFDSLGTSPFTLKLDTGVGKQGKLEAQGQVQLSPTTARLKVATRNLDMRLAQAYISPFVHLELRSGLLSSDLDVALTSTEPLALRVQGNAQVTQLHTLDTIKDRDLLRWKQLDLGGIDYRHGERLDIERVDLQQPYARFIINEDLTTNVNELIIRQPAGNAAQAQSSAAASESKPLAIRIGEVNLKDGSANFADFSLRPNFATAVQQLNGRIGTLDSTGNKPAPVDISGKVDRYAPVSIKGSLTPFDPLQSLDIATRFRQVELTTLTPYSGKFAGYRIRKGRLNLDLHYRINDGKLNAENKVLVEQLQLGEKVDSPDAVDLPIRLAVALLKDTQGRISLELPVQGDLNDPQFSVMPIVWQTLRNLVLRTAQAPFKFIGGLVSGGSEMDLSTVLFTQGSAELDGQARKALDTLASALQERPALRLEIEGAAAQSSDGPPLAERRLEREYQDYLYRIMQRRGDQVPASAEELVVPEDEKAPLLEGIYRARLKQQPPADWAKLSDEERTAKLHAAVLASWSDSRGLQRQLAQARAAAIKAYLVDNGKLADERIYLLDVNLGQAEPDGRVATPLHLGSE encoded by the coding sequence ATGCCCAAAGGATTGCGCCGCGCCGCCACTGCCCTGTTGATTGCCCTGGGGCTGTACAGCCTGATCGGCTTCCTGATCCTGCCAGGCGTTGCCCTGCGCATCGCCAATCAGCAGTTGGCGAATTACGCCACCCAGCCGGCGCGGCTGGATCGTCTGCAGCTCCACCCCTTTACCCTGGAACTTAAACTGTGGGGCCTGCACCTGGGCGAGCCCGGCAAGGAGCAGGTGGCGTTCGAACACCTGACGGTCGACCTGCAGCTGGACAGCCTGTGGAGCGGCGCCCTGCACCTGGCGGACGTGACCCTGGTCAAGCCGCACACCGAGGTCCGTTTCGCCAAGGACGGCAGCCTGAACCTGGCGCAACTGTTCAAGCTGCCGCCCAGCGAGCCCAAGCCCGACGAGCCGAGCGAGCCGAGCGAGCCGTTTCCCCTGCGTATCGACCGTATCGAACTCGCCGGCGGCAACCTGCGCTTTCAGGACCTGCGCCCCCAGGAGCCGATCGACATCCACTACGACGACCTGAACCTCGAGCTGCACAACCTCAGCACCCTGCCGGACGACAACGCCGACATGACCCTGGTGGCCACCGGCCCGGCCGGTGGGCGCATCGATTGGCGCGGCGAGCTGAGCCTGAGCCCGTTCAGCTCCAGCGGCAACCTGAAGATCACCGACGAGCCCATGCAGGCCTTCTGGCCCTACGTGCGCGACGCCGTACCGCTGGTGCTCGAGCAGGGCGTGGTGAATCTCGCCACCGACTACCGCCTGGACCTGCGTCAGGGCACCGAGCTGACGCTCAGCAACACCCGTATCAAGGCCGCGCCCTTCGCCATGAAAACCCCGGACGGCAAGCCGCTGGTCAAGCTGCAAGCCCTGGAGATCAGCGAAACCTCGCTGGACCTGGCCAAGCAGCAGGTGGTGATCGGCAAGGTGCGCGGGCAGAAGCTCGAAGCCTGGGCTGCCCGCGAAAAAGATGGTGAGCTGGACTGGCAGAAGCTGTTTGCCGGCAAGCCACAGCAGGCGCAAACAGACGATGGCAAACAACCGAACGCCGGCGTCAGCGAGAACGACAGCCAGGCCAGGCCAGCCACGAAAGCGCCCGCCAAGCCCTGGCAGGTGCAGGCCAGGGACGTGCAGCTGCGCGACTACCACGCCCACCTGGTTGACCGTGTGCCGAGCGAGGAAGTCGCCGTCGAACTCGGCCCGCTCAACCTCGACATGCAGAATTTCGACAGCCTGGGCACCTCGCCCTTCACCCTCAAGTTGGATACCGGCGTCGGCAAGCAGGGCAAGCTCGAGGCCCAGGGCCAGGTGCAGCTGAGCCCGACCACCGCCCGCCTGAAGGTCGCCACCCGCAACCTCGATATGCGCCTGGCCCAGGCCTATATCAGCCCCTTCGTGCACCTGGAACTGCGCAGCGGCCTGCTGAGCAGCGATCTCGACGTCGCCCTGACCAGTACCGAGCCCCTGGCGCTGCGCGTGCAGGGCAACGCCCAGGTGACCCAGTTGCATACCCTCGACACGATCAAGGACCGCGACCTGCTGCGCTGGAAGCAGCTCGACCTGGGCGGCATCGATTACCGCCATGGCGAGCGCCTGGACATCGAACGGGTCGACCTGCAGCAGCCTTATGCGCGTTTCATCATCAACGAAGACCTCACCACCAACGTCAACGAGCTGATCATCAGGCAGCCGGCCGGCAATGCCGCGCAGGCGCAGTCGTCCGCTGCGGCATCCGAGAGCAAACCGCTGGCGATCCGCATCGGCGAGGTCAACCTCAAGGACGGCTCGGCCAACTTCGCCGACTTCAGCCTCCGGCCCAACTTCGCCACCGCCGTGCAGCAGCTCAATGGCCGCATCGGCACCCTCGACAGCACAGGCAACAAGCCTGCTCCGGTGGATATCAGCGGCAAGGTCGACCGCTACGCACCGGTCAGCATCAAGGGCAGCCTGACGCCGTTCGACCCGCTGCAGAGCCTGGACATCGCCACCCGCTTCCGCCAGGTCGAGCTGACCACCTTGACGCCTTACTCCGGCAAGTTCGCCGGCTATCGCATCCGCAAAGGCCGGCTGAACCTGGATCTGCACTACCGAATCAACGACGGCAAGCTCAATGCAGAGAACAAGGTGCTGGTCGAGCAGCTGCAGCTCGGCGAAAAGGTCGACAGCCCGGACGCCGTCGACCTGCCGATCCGCCTGGCCGTGGCCCTGCTCAAGGACACCCAGGGGCGTATCTCCCTGGAGCTGCCCGTACAGGGCGATCTCAACGACCCGCAGTTCAGCGTCATGCCGATCGTCTGGCAGACCCTGCGCAACCTGGTGCTGCGCACCGCCCAGGCGCCGTTCAAGTTCATCGGCGGCCTGGTCAGCGGCGGCAGCGAGATGGATCTCAGCACCGTGCTGTTCACCCAGGGCAGTGCCGAACTGGACGGCCAGGCCCGCAAAGCCCTCGACACCCTGGCCAGCGCCCTGCAGGAACGCCCGGCCCTGCGCCTGGAAATCGAAGGCGCCGCCGCCCAGAGCAGCGACGGCCCGCCTCTCGCCGAACGGCGCCTGGAGCGCGAGTACCAGGATTACCTGTACCGCATCATGCAGCGTCGTGGTGACCAGGTGCCGGCCAGTGCCGAAGAGCTGGTGGTGCCCGAGGACGAAAAAGCGCCGCTGCTCGAAGGCATCTACCGCGCACGCCTCAAGCAGCAGCCGCCGGCCGACTGGGCCAAACTGAGCGATGAAGAACGCACCGCCAAGCTGCACGCGGCGGTGCTGGCATCCTGGAGCGACAGCCGCGGCCTGCAGCGCCAGCTGGCGCAGGCACGTGCGGCGGCGATCAAGGCCTATCTGGTGGACAATGGCAAACTGGCGGACGAGCGTATCTACCTGCTCGACGTCAACCTGGGCCAGGCCGAACCCGATGGCCGCGTGGCCACCCCCCTTCATCTGGGCAGCGAGTGA
- a CDS encoding DUF2845 domain-containing protein: protein MSMKRLSLLLALCASPLLSHADTLRCGSKLVNLGDRTFEVMHKCGEPAFRDPVGYTVGPYNRRETSIEEWAYEPSNGMFTILTFEGNRLTRIERKRRQ from the coding sequence ATGAGCATGAAACGACTGAGTCTGCTACTGGCACTGTGCGCCAGCCCGCTGCTAAGCCACGCCGACACGCTGCGCTGCGGCAGCAAGCTGGTGAACCTGGGCGATCGCACCTTCGAGGTGATGCACAAATGTGGCGAGCCGGCGTTTCGCGATCCGGTCGGCTACACCGTTGGCCCCTACAACCGACGTGAAACCAGTATCGAGGAATGGGCCTACGAGCCCAGCAACGGCATGTTCACCATCCTGACCTTCGAGGGCAATCGGCTGACGCGCATCGAGCGCAAACGCCGGCAATAA
- a CDS encoding DUF2845 domain-containing protein yields the protein MIKTLIPCPLLVLLAGTVDAATWRCGSAIASTGDTTAEVQAKCGEPNNRAFVGYKEQTDSYGFTHEVQIEEWNYGPRNGMNYFLRFVGNRLERIDSKRGD from the coding sequence ATGATCAAGACACTCATCCCCTGCCCCCTGCTCGTGCTGCTGGCCGGCACCGTCGATGCCGCGACCTGGCGCTGCGGCAGCGCGATCGCCAGCACCGGCGACACCACGGCCGAGGTGCAGGCCAAATGCGGCGAGCCAAATAACCGCGCGTTCGTCGGTTACAAGGAGCAGACCGACAGCTATGGCTTCACCCATGAGGTGCAGATAGAAGAATGGAATTATGGCCCGCGCAACGGCATGAACTACTTCCTGCGCTTTGTGGGCAATCGTCTGGAGCGGATCGACAGCAAGCGCGGCGATTAG
- a CDS encoding PA4642 family protein encodes MRKDKKQVIGDDVSDEQIKLFLAVEPADATPPSLHKLVKAYRGLRDHDFERFLGFFVEAGYDLDAKDAAGNDFIALIQDQRNAEAYIQAVKAARG; translated from the coding sequence ATGCGTAAAGACAAGAAGCAGGTGATTGGCGACGACGTGAGCGATGAGCAGATCAAGCTGTTTCTCGCCGTGGAACCGGCCGATGCCACGCCGCCCTCGCTGCACAAGCTGGTCAAGGCCTACCGTGGCCTGCGCGATCACGACTTCGAGCGTTTCCTGGGCTTCTTCGTCGAGGCCGGTTATGACCTGGATGCCAAGGACGCCGCCGGCAATGACTTCATCGCCCTGATCCAGGATCAGCGCAATGCCGAAGCCTATATCCAGGCAGTCAAAGCCGCTCGCGGCTAA